The Panicum hallii strain FIL2 chromosome 9, PHallii_v3.1, whole genome shotgun sequence genome has a window encoding:
- the LOC112875077 gene encoding cytochrome c oxidase assembly protein COX19-like, whose amino-acid sequence MSAGGAFGGNRGVRPVPPEKGVFPLDHLHECDLEKKDYLACLKSTGFQSEQCRQFSKKYLECRMERNLMAKQDMSELGFRSVDKVETAPDNNGILESSPNEPKEKK is encoded by the exons ATGAGTGCCG GTGGTGCTTTTGGTGGAAATAGGGGGGTGAGGCCTGTACCTCCTGAGAAAGGTGTATTCCCATTGGATCACTTACATGAGTGTGACTTG GAGAAGAAAGACTATCTTGCCTGCCTGAAATCTACAGGATTCCAGTCTGAACAATGCCGGCAGTTCTCAAAGAAGTATCTGGAATGTCGGATGGAGAG AAACTTGATGGCGAAGCAAGACATGTCAGAGCTTGGATTCAGAAGTGTGGATAAAGTGGAAACAGCTCCTGACAACAACGGCATACTGGAGAGCTCTCCTAATGAGCCAAAGGAGAAAAAATAG
- the LOC112873563 gene encoding uncharacterized protein LOC112873563 yields the protein MRIRRYAARLLSSTSPTAAAAPSSPPPPPAASWLHAAADDCCAFCELSRPAPQEGADAIKHKGHIAGRVPESDVGGDERVREAQQPPAPEVKKCKTDHGRNVNKISVGLQALRASGISETAVKPEVAGGATLVSEADAEPAVKPGTFIANDAAIEQEVNCKFSLVNDAAKPEVTGVDSLLNGSTTELEVLEGAPFANEVAHDQEVTEKVSPESKAATVPEVTSIAAEVTGVPSPMNKSGTILEVIRRTSLGKVVTDPGVTITMLRTGSLSTEGADGPEVTGAASIMQETTKLESVGEDYVASKAAAEPENSSRASSNVDDTATLDEPQLSSCNPNIVNMQLGNAGETVASTVQPSGCDALKVSTSVNSLSNGPVGAKGPTVEGGLSNDGFVKPSVSCVYDIVARSIGTSGRSDVICYARRRGKRKLELLEVKTENIELEDRVICKEETLGRTGCCESVLSTAGSVDVKLADIKKELMDNSAASKVKKMKRNRFECNIDYCRMTFKTKAELSVHKKNMCTVKSCSRNFRSHRYLRRHQSVHNDDMPYKCPWDGCGMSFKWSWDRAEHFKVHAGVKPYKCTTPGCNKIYKFVSDFTRHRRRCKPQR from the exons ATGCGCATCCGCCGCTacgccgcgcgcctcctctcctccacctcccccaccgccgccgccgccccctcctcgcccccgccaccgcccgccgcgtcctggctccacgccgccgccgacgactGCTGCGCCTTCTGCGAGCTCAGCCGCCCGGCACCGCAG GAGGGCGCGGACGCCATCAAGCACAAAGGGCACATTGCCGGCCGAGTGCCGGAATCCGATGTCGGGGGCGATGAGCGCGTTCGCGAAGCTCAACAACCGCCTGCTCCTGAAG TTAAGAAATGCAAGACTGATCATGGACGCAATGTAAATAAAATTTCTGTGGGTCTGCAAGCTCTGAGGGCTTCTGGGATTAGTGAAACTGCAGTGAAACCAGAAGTTGCAGGAGGAGCTACTCTTGTTAGTGAAGCTGATGCCGAGCCTGCTGTCAAGCCTGGAACTTTCATTGCAAATGATGCTGCTATTGAGCAGGAAGTTAACTGTAAATTTTCTCTTGTGAATGATGCCGCCAAACCAGAGGTTACAGGGGTCGATTCTCTCTTGAATGGATCAACCACTGAATTAGAAGTTTTGGAGGGTGCACCGTTTGCTAATGAAGTGGCTCATGATCAAGAAGTCACAGAGAAAGTTTCTCCTGAGAGTAAAGCTGCCACTGTGCCAGAGGTTACAAGCATTGCGGCGGAAGTTACAGGGGTGCCTTCTCCTATGAATAAATCTGGCACCATACTTGAAGTTATAAGGAGAACTTCTTTGGGCAAAGTTGTTACCGATCCAGGAGTTACAATCACCATGCTCAGGACAGGTTCCCTAAGTACTGAAGGTGCGGACGGACCAGAAGTTACAGGGGCAGCTTCTATCATGCAAGAAACTACTAAACTGGAATCTGTAGGGGAGGATTATGTTGCTAGCAAAGCTGCTGCAGAACCGGAAAATTCCAGCAGAGCTTCTTCCAATGTAGATGATACTGCTACTTTAGATGAGCCACAGCTGtctagttgcaatccaaacataGTCAACATGCAGCTTGGAAATGCTGGAGAGACTGTTGCCAGCACAGTGCAACCTTCTGGATGCGATGCTTTAAAAGTTAGCACTTCTGTGAATTCCTTAAGCAATGGTCCTGTTGGAGCCAAAGGTCCAACTGTTGAGGGAGGACTGTCAAATGATGGATTTGTTaaacccagtgtttcatgtgtATATGACATAGTGGCTCGAAGCATTGGTACTTCAGGGAGATCAGATGTTATTTGTTATGCTAGGCGGAGAGGTAAGAGGAAGCTGGAGCTGCTGGAGGTAAAGACGGAAAATATCGAATTGGAAGATCGTGTTATATGCAAGGAAGAGACACTGGGGAGAACCGGTTGTTGTGAGAGTGTCTTGTCAACAGCTGGATCCGTGGATGTTAAACTTGCCGACATAAAGAAAGAACTTATGGATAATTCAGCTGCAAGCAAGGTTAAAAAGATGAAGAGAAATAgatttgaatgtaatattgatTATTGCCGGATGACATTCAAGACAAAAGCTGAGCTTTCTGTTCACAAGAAGAACATGTGCACGGTCAAATCATGCAGCAGAAATTTCAGATCCCACAGGTACCTTAGACGCCACCAGAGTGTTCACAACGATGATATGCCTTACAAGTGCCCATGGGATGGTTGTGGTATGTCTTTCAAGTGGTCATGGGATCGGGCTGAGCATTTCAAGGTCCATGCTGGGGTGAAGCCTTATAAATGCACGACGCCTGGGTGCAACAAGATATATAAGTTTGTTTCAGACTTCACGCGGCACAGGAGGAGGTGCAAACCTCAGAGGTAA
- the LOC112875076 gene encoding exosome complex component RRP41 homolog, producing the protein MEFVDALTGFRVDGRRPNEMRQLKGEVGVVARADGSALFEMGNTRVIAAVYGPREVQNKGQQVNSKEALVRCEYRMAEFSTGDRRRKPKGDRRSTEISLVIRQTMEASILTHLMPHSQIDIFLQVLQADGGTRSACINAATLALADAGIPMRDIVTSCSAGYLCSTPLLDLNYVEDSAGGPDVTVGILAKMDKVTLLQMDAKLPMDTFENVMGLAIEGCKAIATYIREVLLENTKRLECQRG; encoded by the exons ATGGAGTTCGTGGACGCCCTCACCGGCTTCCGCGTCGACGGGCGCCGCCCTAACGAG ATGCGGCAGCTCAAGGGCGAGGTCGGCGTCGTCGCGCGGGCCGACGG GTCCGCGCTGTTCGAGATGGGCAATACTAGGGTCATCGCCGCCGTCTACGGCCCTCGAGAG GTCCAGAACAAAGGTCAGCAAGTGAACAGCAAAGAGGCTTTG GTTCGTTGTGAGTATAGGATGGCAGAATTTAGTACAGGAGATCGGAGGAGAAAGCCGAAAGGTGACAG GCGATCAACAGAAATTTCTCTTGTTATTCGACAGACAATGGAGGCAAGCATTTTAACACATTTAATGCCACATTCACAG ATTGATATATTTCTCCAAGTTCTTCAAGCTGATGGTG GAACAAGGTCAGCATGCATCAATGCTGCAACACTAGCTCTTGCAGATGCCGGGATTCCAATGCGAGACATTGTCACGTCTTGTAGTGCTGGGTATCTGTGTTCCACTCCTTTGCTAG ATCTGAATTACGTAGAAGACAGTGCTGGGGGTCCAGATGTCACAGTTGGTATTCTTGCAAAGATGGACAAAGTGACTCTTCTGCAG ATGGACGCAAAACTACCGATGGACACATTTGAAAACGTAATGGGACTTGCCATAGAAGGGTGCAAAGCAATTGCAACTTACATCCGAGAG GTGCTATTGGAGAACACAAAGCGGTTGGAGTGTCAGCGTGGTTAA
- the LOC112877259 gene encoding calmodulin-binding receptor-like cytoplasmic kinase 2, protein MTSGSGGASPWRRSDPGGIGELSRVSVATTAPSASERSVGGAGRGVSFLDAFRSCFVPPEARSPETSMSDDFHPSHQLSQSLSSQGSNSGSTFGSKRSIKGMYSPMHRNSSEREMPGSTKFSLPQIQKATKNFSPNLKIGQGGSGTVYKGQLADGTLVAVKRAKKNVYDKHMGREFWNEIETLQRIEHLNLVRFHGYLEFGGEQLIIVEYVPNGNLREHLDCVNCKVLEFSQRLEIVIDVAHAITYLHTYSDHPVIHRDIKSSNILLMNNFRAKVADFGFAKLAPTDASHVSTQVKGTAGYLDPEYLRTYQLNEKSDVYSFGVLLVELVTGRRPIEPKRSIIERVTAKWAMEKFVEGNAIQTLDSNLEANDAVNLAVEKMYELALQCLAPTKRNRPSMRRCAEILWSIRKDYRELVVPTSAMN, encoded by the exons ATGACGAGCGGCAGCGGGGGTGCCTCGCCCTGGAGGCGGAGCGACCCCGGCGGCATCGGCGAGCTGTCCCGCGTCTCCGTCGCCACCACGGCGCCATCCGCCTCCGAGCGTTCCGTGGGCGGTGCCGGGCGCGGGGTCTCCTTCCTCGACGCCTTCCGCTCCTGCTTCGTGCCCCCGGAGGCGCGCTCGCCGGAGACCTCCATGTCCGACGACTTCCACCCCTCCCACCAAC TCTCGCAGTCGCTAAGCTCACAAGGTTCTAACAGCGGGAGCACTTTCGGGAGCAAGCGATCAATTAAAGGAATGTATAGTCCCATGCACAGGAATTCTTCAGAGAGGGAGATGCCTGGCAGCACAAAATTCTCCTTGCCGCAGATCCAGAAAGCAACCAAGAACTTCTCGCCAAACTTGAAGATTGGGCAGGGTGGTTCTGGGACTGTATACAAGGGTCAGCTTGCTGATGGAACCCTCGTCGCCGTCAAACGGGCCAAGAAG AATGTGTATGACAAGCACATGGGCCGTGAGTTCTGGAACGAGATTGAGACATTGCAACGCATTGAGCACCTGAATTTGGTCAGGTTTCATGGGTACCTGGAGTTTGGTGGCGAGCAGTTGATCATTGTGGAGTATGTTCCCAATGGGAATCTTCGAGAGCACCTTGACT GTGTCAATTGTAAAGTATTGGAATTCTCACAGAGATTGGAAATTGTAATTGATGTGGCTCATGCTATTACATATCTTCATACCTACTCAG ACCATCCAGTCATCCACAGGGACATCAAATCCTCAAACATTCTTCTAATGAACAATTTTCGAGCCAAGGTTGCTGACTTTGGGTTTGCCAAACTGGCTCCAACTGACGCTAGCCATGTCTCTACTCAAGTCAAAGGAACAGCAGGCTATCTTGATCCAGAATATCTCAGAACATACCAGCTCAATGAGAAGAGTGATGTCTACTCCTTTGGGGTTCTGCTGGTGGAGTTGGTTACTGGGAGGCGTCCTATAGAGCCAAAGAGGTCAATTATTGAGCGTGTTACCGCCAAATGG GCAATGGAGAAATTTGTGGAGGGCAATGCTATCCAAACACTGGATTCGAATCTGGAAGCAAACGACGCGGTAAATCTGGCAGTCGAGAAGATGTACGAACTGGCTCTGCAATGCTTGGCTCCAACAAAGAGGAACCGACCGAGCATGAGGAGATGTGCGGAGATTCTGTGGAGCATACGCAAAGATTACAGGGAGTTGGTTGTACCCACCTCGGCCATGAACTGA